In a genomic window of Nostoc sp. UHCC 0870:
- a CDS encoding SRPBCC family protein translates to MLHFQHSSVINAPVEVVWKFHERADILQLLTPPWQPVRVIRREGGLEVGAITEFKLFLGLLPLTWLARHTECEQYHLFTDVQISGPFESWIHRHQFAAEGDKTKLTDDISYIMPGGDTVEFVSGWLVQAQLEAMFRYRHYVTKRECESR, encoded by the coding sequence ATGCTGCACTTTCAACATTCATCAGTCATTAACGCGCCAGTGGAAGTAGTTTGGAAATTCCACGAACGAGCAGATATCCTACAACTACTGACCCCACCTTGGCAACCTGTACGAGTAATTCGCCGCGAGGGGGGACTAGAAGTGGGCGCAATTACAGAGTTTAAGCTGTTTCTCGGACTTTTACCCTTAACTTGGTTAGCGCGTCACACTGAATGCGAACAATACCATCTATTTACTGATGTACAAATATCGGGGCCTTTTGAGTCTTGGATACATCGCCATCAATTCGCAGCAGAAGGGGACAAAACCAAGCTGACTGATGATATTTCCTACATTATGCCTGGAGGCGATACAGTAGAATTTGTTAGCGGTTGGTTAGTACAAGCGCAATTAGAAGCGATGTTTCGCTATCGCCATTATGTGACGAAGCGCGAGTGTGAATCAAGATAA
- a CDS encoding CPXCG motif-containing cysteine-rich protein: protein MQNTAEFYCAYCGEPNLTFIDLSAGGQQSYIEDCQVCCRPNILYIRVDEDTLDIEIDTEYEG from the coding sequence ATGCAAAACACAGCTGAATTTTATTGTGCTTACTGCGGTGAACCAAACTTAACCTTTATTGACTTGAGTGCTGGGGGACAGCAATCTTATATTGAAGATTGTCAAGTTTGCTGTCGTCCCAATATCTTATATATTCGAGTGGATGAAGATACTCTAGACATTGAAATTGATACCGAGTACGAAGGCTAG